TAATTAATGTTCCTTTAGCATTTACTTCGGTTAATTGGCGTTGTAGAGCATTTAACTGAAATTGGTATTCAGATATTTTGTTATCAAAATCAGCTATTTTTGTAACTAATTCGCTATTAAGTTGTATGATGCTTAAATTTTCTTGTATTATTTGATTTTGTAAAAATTGATAAGAATTTTGTTGTTGATAATATAAGTATCTTTGATTATTGAATTGTTCATTATTAATAAGTCCCTTTTTTTGGTAATCTGCATAGTTTTGCATGCTTTCATACATTTCACTCATACCTTTTTCTGCATTTTTGACGAGTAATAATGAATCTTGATGAAATTTATTGTATTCATCTATTTGTTGTTTCAATGCATTTAATGTGATTTGTTTATTTTCTTTTAGAGTTTCGATAATTTCAGATATATTTTTGATTTGATTATTAATTGATTCGATTGTTTTTTGAGTGACATTACCTAGCTGCGTAGTTTGGCTAACATCTAATTCATAAATTGGGTCACCTTTTTTAACTTTGTCGCCAACTTTTACATGAGAGTTAATAATAAAACCTTGCTGTGTTGAAAATAAATTAATCGCTCTAGGTTGTGTAGTTATTTCACCTGGTACATTAATTCGTCTAGTATAAGTACCGAATATAACAGCAAGTATTAAAACGATAATAAAAATAATTGATAATAAAAAGACAAGCCATGCAGAACACCCTTTTATTAATAATGCTTTTCCCATCCATTTTGCTTTCTGGTAATTAATAGCTTCTTGACGAAACAACCCATTATTTTCCATAAAATATTTTACCTGTTTGCACTTATACTTACTGTTTATAATTATTTTTATTATTTATTTATTTAGATAATTTATTCAACTATATGAATTTTAATTTTTGATAAAAAAATCATGTTTAAAATATACTAATAAGACTAATACTAAATATAATTTATATAAATAATTAGATCATTTTCATAATATATAGCTAGATTAAATAAATTTTGATTAATTTATTATCTAATATTATTTTTAAACTGAAAGATTACTTATTATTCTAAAATAAAAATAGTCTCTTTTAGTTCAAAGTTTTTAATTTCAGATTACTAGATGATTTTTTAAAACAAAACGAGAAGCAACAATCGCTTCTCGTTTAACTATATTAAACAATATCAATTAAAAATGAACGGAGCCTGAAAAATGAAGACCTAAATGAGTTTCAACAATTTTACCAATATTTTCGCCCAATATTTGGCCTGCATTTTGGGAAGATTGAGTTAAATCATGATTGATTGCATCAATTACGGCACCAATGCCCGCACCTAAAGCACCTGCTGCATCCATAATCGCACCAGCACCAGAAACTTGTTCAACTTCAATTAAACTTAATTCTTTCATAATGTGTTCCTTTTATCCACAATAGTTTTTATCAAATTTGAATTCAAAAAATACCTATTACTACATGGTACAGATGAAATTCATAATCATTTAAACAGAATTTAAAATTCTGATCAAGTCAATTATAATTACGTATAATTTTCACATAAAAAAAATGAATGTTCAATTGAATATAATTGTTTTAAAATTAATGATTATTTTTTCTTAAAATTTATAGACAAAAACTTATATTAATTATTTGAAAGGAAATTGTTCGTTATTTATCAGTTTTTTGATTGATGAAACAAGGACTAACCAGAAAATAATTTCATATATAATTTTCCTTCAAACCTATTCATGTTAAATGAGTCTTTTCAATACTCATCTTCATGATCAATTTATATCCAATAAAATTCATATAGAAATTAATTTAATTTGTTTTTTAGTTAACAATTATTAATTATTTTAAGATAAATAATACTAAGCTTTAGCTTAATATATATTCTAATTTTCTAGATGATTTTTTTAACACAAAACTGGAAGCGAATAATCGCCTCCAGTTTAAAACATTAATTAAGGACGAACTGATGGAAAAGGTAAGCCGATAATAGCTTCAACAACTTGGCCGATACCTTGACCTAATAATCTACCTGAATCTTGTCCAGCAGTACTTACGTTATGATGAGCTGCATCAACAACAGCACCAATACCAGCTCCTAAAGCAGCACCTGCATCAGCGATCCAGCCAGCACCAGAAACTTGTTCTACTTCTACTAAATTTAATTCTTTCATAATGTGTTCCTTCTTTCCACAATGGTTATTTTCAAATTTGAATCTAAAAAATATCATTGATACATGGTACCGTTTAAACTCGCAATTATTTAAACAGAAAATAAAATCTTAATCAAGTCAATTATGATTACAGTTAATTTTCACATTAAAATGAATAACCTAATGATTAATTGTTATTATTTAATAATGTATTAATATTTTTTTACTTAACATTAACTTTTTTAAATAAAAAAATTATACTTTTTGATCAAAATGGGATTTTTATTTAATGAGTAATTGTATAAATTCGAAACTAGGTAATAACAGTAAAAGATTTTTCATTTAAGAATAAAATTTCTTAAAAAAATAAGATATTGCTGGTAATTACCAGCAATATTATTAAGCAAAGCCTTTTAATCCAACAACATGAACATGCTCTTGATTATTGATAACTTTACGAACTAATTTATAAGTAGTTCCTTTTTCTGGACTGATATTTTCAGGTGCTGCAATAATGAGTTGCATTTCTAATCGTTCACATAGCTCAAAAAGCGTTGCAATTGATTTGGCATCAAGACGAGCGGCCTCATCTAAAAATAATAGTCGGCATGGTGAAATATCTTTATTACGTAGGCGCTTTGATTCTTCTTCCCAGCTTTGAATTACCATCAATAAAATTGACATACCAGTACCAATCGCTTCACCTGTTGATAAAGCACCACTTTCGGCACGTAACCACCCATCAGCACCACGATTAACCTCAACGTCCATCTCTAAATAGTTTCGATAGTCAAGCAACTCCTCACCGATATTCTGCGCAGTACGTTGCCCCATATCAATATGTGGATTTAAGCGTTGATACAGTTTAGCTAAAGCTTCTGAGAAAGTGATTCGATTGTTGCTAAACAGATCTTGATGTTCACTTTGCTCATCAGACAAAGCAGCTAATAATGAAGAATGGGCCTCACGAACATTTACGTTTAAACGTACACCATTAACTTGACCAAATGCCACTGCTTGTAAACCTTGATTTAACATGCGGATACGATTTTGCTCACGTTGAATGGTTTTACGTATAATATTGGCCACGCTTTTGGAACTTATCGCTAATTGCTGCTCACGCGAAGTAAGTTCTTCAGTTAAGCGAGATAATTCGATTTCCATTTGTTCAATAGCTTCAATTGGATCATCGGTTTTCACTATATCTTGTCGAATTCGTTCTCGCAGATGTTTATAAACTGCAATATAGAATTGAATTTTACGCTCAGGTCGTTTTGGATCTTCGGATAGCCTTAATACATCACGCAGATGTTCATTATCATTCACAGCCAAACGTAGTGAACCCAATGCCTTATCCGACATAGAACGTAGCTCATCAGCACTTAGATAAGCAAGTTCCCGGCGATGTAATCGACGCTCAACACTATTATCTCTGACTAATCGTAATACTAAACACCACCCAGCTTTAGCTTGTACCACTTGTTCACGTAATTGCTTGTAATCGCGCAATGTTTGGGTCAAACGTTTTTGCATTTGTGTCATTTCGCCTTCACAAACAATCAATTGTTTTTCAAGGGAGGTACATTGCTGACGATTATTATTAAGTTTTTGATGAATTTCATCACGTCGTATTCTGGCACGCTCTTCGGTAATCGCATCGGCTTTTACACCAATTTGTTCTATCTCATTTTGTAGTTCATTAAGCATATCTCGCTTAGTTTCAAAAGCACTTTTTAATGAAGCAAATGTCTGATTATACTGATTATATTTATCTTGATATTGCTGCATTTGACGACGGGATTCAGTTCTTTGTGCTTCAACCACTTCCAATCGAGAACGCAATTTTTCATTTAAATCAGTATTTTCACCTAACATACCAGCCGAGTCTTCATAACTAAAGTGAGATCGACGCTGCATCACTTCAGTTAACGCAAATATTTGTTGGCGAATAGTTTGTTGTTGCGCTTTTACGGTGTTGTATTGCTCTCGTAAAGCTTCATTTTGTTCAGGATCGCTTTGTAAAACAGCAACAATTGGCTCCAGCTCTGAAACTGTATTACGGTTCCGACTGACATATTGTACTGCTTCTTGTGCTTCTGCTACTTGTTCACGCAAGTCATCAACTCGATCTGCAAGATCGTCATCAGCCAATAAATGCATTTGTGCAACAAGTCGATTAACGGTAGTTAATTGTTCTTTAAGGCTTAATACTTGTTGCTGATTTTGTTTATCAATACTTTCTTGTGATGATAACTGACGTTCGATTTCAGTACGCCTAGTTGCTAATTTTTGAGCTTCAGCTTCAGGATCAATATCAAAAGCTACCGCTAAATATTGACCGATAAATTGCCCAACATTTTGCTCAATTCGTTGTAACTTTTGTAAATCAAAAGAAATAGTTGCATAACGTTCATGAAGTTCGTCTCGTTCAGCCGATAATTTTTCAAGATGAACTTCACGTGCAGCTCTACCAAATAATGGTACTTTAGGAAAGCTAGAAAAACGCCACTGACGATCGCCTGTTTTAACCAATACAGCTTTATCCATCTCTTCGCAATCGAACACGCTATCATCAAATGACGATGGATCACCCTCAATAAAATAGATATCTTCAGGATAATCTTCTTCACTTGCAGTAAGAGTTTCGAGTTGTGCTTTTACTAAGGATAAATCGGGCACCACAATAGCTTGCCTTGATGGGCCATATACCGCTGAAAAGTAAGGTGCATCATTAATAGTAACATCTTCATAAATTTCAGATAGTAATACGCCATTGAATCGTTCTGCCAATGCCGATAATCGTCCATCATCAACCCCACTGGGTTGATTAAGTTGTTCAATTTGTATATCTAGCTGATTACGTCTAAAATTGATTTGATCACGTTCAGTAACAAGTACTCGCTCCTGTTCAAGCAAGTATTGCATATGTTGCGTGACCGCTTGGCTATTAGTAAATATTTGACCAGTTTGTTCTTGCAAAGAAATTAAGACATCTTGCGCTTTTAACCATATAGGTGCTTTTTGTCGATATTCGGTAATCTTCGCTTGTATTTGTTCCAGTTCTTGTCTGAATTCAATACGTTTTTCGCTCGATTCATTAGCTAGCTCAGCACTCTCGTCTAATTGTACTTCAAGCTCTTGTTTTAACTCATCTAGATCATCGTAATTAACTTGACGACCAATACGTTTACAAAATTGGGTTAATAATGATTCTGCTTCTTTTTGTTCAAAAAAACGTTGTTCTAATTCATCTAGTTGTAATTGTAAATGTTCAGCTTGATCAGCTTGATAACATTGTGATGGCCATATTCTTAATGCTTCTTTGGCAGCAATAAATGCATCACTGCGAACCACATCACCCACTAATTTAACAACAAGTTGATAAGCTCTATCAAATTGATTAATCGCAGCATCAGAAACACTGAGTCTTTGCTCAAGTTCTAATACTTGTTCAGTTATCTCTTTTTGTTTTTCATCAAACTCTTCAAAATGATTTTCAATATTACTAAGACCTAATTTAGGTAATTGGCATAAAGACTGCGCATTTTTAAGGGCTTGCAGTGCTTGTTGATATTGAATAGCTCGGGTTTGTTGAACATCAAGCGCTTGCTGGTAATCAGCCAGTTGTGTTTTTATTTCATCAACTTCTTGTTCTGTGTGTTCAAATTGATCACGATAAATTTGATATTGTTCCTTAGCTTCAAGTACTACTTCATTTTGTTCTTCAAGCTTTACATTTAAATCATCTAAATCTGCTTGATAGCGATCAATCTTTTCTTGTTGACGCAACGCCGTTTGTGCAAGATTTAGATGATCATTAGCTGCTTGTAAATCGGTTTCCAAATCGCTTTGTGCTTCTTGATATTCTTTCAACTCTTTCGCCATTTCAACTTGGCGGAATTGATTACTTAAAAGCAGATCTTGTGTTTTAAACATATCTCGGCGTAAGCCTAGCATGGATTCAATATGTATACGACGCTCATTAGCATGACGCATGTAGTCAGCAGCTACATAATTAGTCGATTCGGTAATAAGATGTTTGAACAAATCCCGATCAGATTGTGTAACTCTAATGGCTTCTAATGTCATTCGATTTTCACGTAGTGCGGCTTCCATATCTTGGAAAGCTTTACGCACACCACTATTTTCGGGTAATAGATAATCACGTAATGAACGAGTAATTGCGCTTGAAATACCGCCATAAAGTGAAGCTTCGATCAGGCGATAATATTTGCTACGATCAGACGATGTACGAAGACGTTTTGGTAATACACCAAAGTCAAACATCACCGAATGATAGTCAGTAATTGAGTTAAATTGTTTAAAAATTACGCCATCCATTCCTTCAATTTTTTCTTTTAATTCAGGTAATGAAAGGATCCGCGCTTGTTTATCGTTTAAACGTTCAGTGACTAATTCTGTTGGAGTAATACCAACAGATAAACCTTGTATCAAAAAAGGTTTAATATCGACTTTTTTATCTCGGCCAGCGACTTGCTGTAGACGTACTCCACAAATTATACGTTGATTACGAGAATTAATTACGTCAAGCATAGAGTAACAAACACCAGGTTTTAATTTTCCGTGTAAACCTTTATCTCGTGAACCAGATGTTGCCCCTGCTTCGGTTGTGTTTCTAAAATGTAATAAAGTTAAATCAGGAATTAAAGCAGTAACAAAAGCTGCCATTGTGGTTGATTTACCCGCACCATTTCCACCAGAAAGTGTAGTAACTAATTTATCCAAATCAAAGGTTCGAGCAAAAAAACCATTCCAGTTTATTAGTGTCAATGAGTGAAACTTACCATGTCCAATCATAATTATTCTATCTCCTCATTAACATCTTCGTCTTCATTATTATCATCTAAGATAAGTGATGATTCTATCTTAATTGCTTCGCCATCACGGATTAAACGCAGTTGAGCTTCTTGCGCATCATCACTACTACGGACTTCAGCACCAAAACGAAAAATTGATTCATTAATGCGAAAACGGCTACTATCATTACCAACAATGAAGTAAATCATACCAAGTCTACGTAATCGATTTAAAGCTGTTTTAACTTTATCAAATAATTTTTGACGATCTAAATCAGATCCAGTAGAACGCTGATTAACTAATTTAAGCAATTTATTTTCATCGGCTAATGAAATTAGTTCTTCAAACAACTCTTGCAACGTAAAGATCCCTTCATGTGCTAATCGTTCAGGGCTTAAATAAAGGTAACAAAGCACTTTACCAACTAGCATTTCTAATTCAGATAATATTGAACGAGGAATTAATGTTGTTGAGCGAGGTCGAAGATAAAAAAATCCTTCTGGTGCTCTTATTAATTCAACGTTATACCGCTGGTAAAATTGTTCAAGTTCTAGTTGAAAGTCCATTAAAAAGGCATGATGATCAAGCTCATCAATGCCAATATGACGCCCAGAACGTAAAGTACTATCAAGCTCAGGAAAAATTGGATTTGCAATTGCTTGCGCCAATTTAACTGGCATATATTTATCAATGGATGCTTGTGAACTTGCCGCTATGCGTTCCATAACTTCATCAAGATGATGTGCTGTTTGTCGTGTTTCAAAATCGTTAGTATCTGTTGATGACATGTGCTTGTACCTTAGCTCCATAATCGTTAATAGGTTTCCATTCGCTAGGTATACCGAGCAAATCATCTTCGGCAATACCAAGTCGAATAGCCTGATCGATAAATAACCTTGCTATATCAAAATGTTGTTCGCGTGGAAATTGTGCCAAATAGCTACAAATTGCAATACCAATATCAAGTGGTTTATTTTCTTGTTTAAAAATCAATAAATTTTGTTCAATATGTCTAATAATATGTTCTTGAATCTCTTCAATCATTTCAAATTCAAGTTCTGAAGGTAATTCACCAGTAACTTCTGCGTCGTGTAATGCGAGTTCTTCATCACGCATATCGAGCAAACGATCAGCATTTGCAAACGTAAGAGACCATGGTAAATCAAAGTAACTCTGAATTGATTTACGTAACCGTTGAGAAAATACACGGTTTTTATCTAAATCAATCGCTGTTCTAATAAATTTATGAACATGTCTATCATAACCTATCCAAAGGTCTATCGCTTTTTGCCCCCAACCAATAATTCGATCTAATTTACTTTGTAAATCTAGTACTACATTGTTTATTTTATCAAGTTCAGGATTATCAAGCGTTGCATCTTGAATTAATAACAAACTGGCTTGTAGTTTATCGCCTGCTGCAGCTAAAGTATCTTGCAACTCACGAAGTGTTTGTGATGTCTCTGTTAATAATCCTTCACAACTACTAATTGCTGCCTGCCAATCTTGGCTTAATAAAGCAGATATATTTTGCTTAACTTCAGCTTGTTGCTCATCCATAACTCGTTGTGTTATATCAATACTATCAAAAATTTCAGCTACAGAATATTTTAAAGGGGCAAAGACATTTCGATGCCAATGTAAATCATCCCCTCCTTCGACTGCTGCATCTGCAGCACGTTTCAATTCTTGTGCCACAATAGATAATTGAATGGATAAACGGAGTGACGAAAACTCACGCTGTCGAATATAATAATCAGAGATCCCTATTCCAAGAGGAGTTAAACGATAAATCGAATAACCATCAGTCATTTCACTTGCAAAACGTGTAATTAAACGCTGACGCACTAAATCATTAATGGCATTATTAGCTCTTACAGTGATAGTATCTTCGCTTTGTTCAAAAATCTGTGAAACATGTCGAAAAGCATCAATTAATTCCGATTCAGTCATTTCACCATCAAAGCGCTCGCTATTTAATACGGCAATAGCCAATAAAAAAGCTAACCTTTCAACAGGTAAAGCAATTGAAAAATCATTCTTTTTTGCCCAAGAGACCAATTCAGGTACTGATTGGGAAAAATCCATCATAGAGGTTTCCTTAGATTAACGTATCGTTTTATGTAAAAGTACCTTAAAAAGTTTAATAAACGCAATATATAGTTTTAAAGACAAAATATTACCGATTATATAACAATTTGTAATAGTTAAAAATAACCAAACTTAAGATTTATCATTAGGTGATTGAATATAAACAGTAAGTGAACATTTATTTATCTAGCTTCATTTTAGATTCTATATTGCTTTTATCAAATTTATCCTATCTATTACCTATGCTCAGCTTGACATTACCAAATATCAAAATAATAATGATAATTATTATCATTTATATTTAAAAATAAAGGAGATTTGTATGCATAAAATATTTTTTTTAACTCTATCGGGATTTGTTACTTGCTTTATAACTCAGACGGTCTTTGCTCATGGTATCTGGATTGCCAATCGTGTTGATCAAAAACAGATTATTTTAGGTGAAGGCCCATTGGATAACGGTTACAACCCAGATACGGTAAAACAAATTCATGCCTACACAAATGATTGGGTGCCATCATCTATCATAAAAAAAGATCACAGTAATTATGTGACTGTTGAACCATCCGATAAAATATCAGTGGTAACGATTGATTTTGATTACGGCTACTGGACGCAAAATGCACATGGAAAATATATCAATTTACCAATGAATCAAGTCCAAGGCGCCACTACTGGTACTCATGCTATAAAATATAGTGTAAATTATTTATCATCTGTAACTAATCCTAAAATCATTAAAGATATTCCATTACAAATCGTACCTAACATTGATCCAACTAAATTAAAACGTGGGGACACATTACCTATTACTGTTTATAAAGACGGTCAACCTCTTGCAAATGTTCCTGTAATTATTGATGTAGTGAATAATTTAGATCAAACTATAAAAACCGATAATAACGGAGAAGTTGATATTATTGTTCCTAATCAAGGTTTAAATGTTATTGGTGTTGAAATTGGTTTTCCAATTGAAAAAAGTAATTTAGCAACCCAAAACAAATTCTTCACAACTTTAGTTTTTACTTTAATACCAGAAGAGTAAAATATAAGTTTTCGAAAAACATTAAACAGTAGCAAGCCAATAAAGAGACTATTTATTAAATGCACTCAGAGTTAAAAATCCTAGATAGTATTATCTAGGATTTATTAAAAATATAATATTTTTTATAACTCTGCATTAATAGGTCTAGGAATTAGAAAGCTACAAAGTAAAGCTAAAATAGTAATAATTAATCCTAATAATATACCATTGAAATAACCAGTTAATGTATTGGCGTTTACCATTTGTATAGCGGGTAACAATGCAAAACTTAATCCTGCACCTAAATTAAATGCGCCTGCATTCATACCCGGTAAAAAACCTGGATTACTTGATGGCGATAAAACAATACCTAATCCATTTAAGATAATATTAGCCATTCCTGCGTAAAAAATACCTAATGCTATAACGCAAATAGACAAAATTGTTAAGGAATGAATACCATAAAACATGATTACTAAAATACTAATAATACAACCCAATAAACCTAATTTTAATACTTTATTATATCCCATCGTTGGAGCTAAACGACCTGAGAATGGACCAACAAACCAACCGATTAATGCATATGGAGTAAGAAAAATAAGTGAAGCCCAATCAGGATCAAGTCCAAAACCTATTTCGTGGTTTTGTGCTATTGACATAACTAAACCATTTACTATTGCAAAAATACCTGTCATGGTTAATGTTGTTGTTAACAACAAAGCCCAAGTTGCTCTTCTTTTCAAATGTTCAATTGTAACCAAAGGTTGTTTATTACGTTTTTCGGTATGCCAAAATAACATAAAACAAACAATAGCAAACAATGTAAGTCCAATGACATAAAACCAATTGGCATTGCCAATATTACCAGCCTCATTAAGAGCTAATAGTAAAGCTGCGATAGTAAGTACAATAAATAAAACACCTATCCAATCCATTTTAGTTCCAGCTGACGGTTTTGATTCTGGAGCATAACGATAGACAAAATAGGTTGAAATAGTAGCAACGACAGCAATAACCCAAAATACTGAACGGAAACCAAAATATGTAGCAAGTAAGCCACCCGCAATTGCATCAACACCAGCAATACCTCCATTTACTGCGGTAATAATTCCCATTAACATACCATATTGTTTGGCATCTTTTACTTCGTAACTAAGCATTAATAAACAAAGTGGTACAACAGGGCCTGATACACCTTGTATAA
The sequence above is drawn from the Gilliamella apicola genome and encodes:
- a CDS encoding HlyD family secretion protein, with the translated sequence MENNGLFRQEAINYQKAKWMGKALLIKGCSAWLVFLLSIIFIIVLILAVIFGTYTRRINVPGEITTQPRAINLFSTQQGFIINSHVKVGDKVKKGDPIYELDVSQTTQLGNVTQKTIESINNQIKNISEIIETLKENKQITLNALKQQIDEYNKFHQDSLLLVKNAEKGMSEMYESMQNYADYQKKGLINNEQFNNQRYLYYQQQNSYQFLQNQIIQENLSIIQLNSELVTKIADFDNKISEYQFQLNALQRQLTEVNAKGTLIISAPSDGRIESLSVTDGQMVKTDDSLAQLIPANTDSYYLVLWAPNESVPYISVNDKINIRYEAYPYQKFGQFSGKIMSISKVPASSQEMSTYSSSPLSQNNINYQAYYKVMVSLDKQQMAKFNNKIKLTNGMKADITLFLEKRPIYQWMLSPFYDIQKSITGPINE
- the mukB gene encoding chromosome partition protein MukB, with amino-acid sequence MIGHGKFHSLTLINWNGFFARTFDLDKLVTTLSGGNGAGKSTTMAAFVTALIPDLTLLHFRNTTEAGATSGSRDKGLHGKLKPGVCYSMLDVINSRNQRIICGVRLQQVAGRDKKVDIKPFLIQGLSVGITPTELVTERLNDKQARILSLPELKEKIEGMDGVIFKQFNSITDYHSVMFDFGVLPKRLRTSSDRSKYYRLIEASLYGGISSAITRSLRDYLLPENSGVRKAFQDMEAALRENRMTLEAIRVTQSDRDLFKHLITESTNYVAADYMRHANERRIHIESMLGLRRDMFKTQDLLLSNQFRQVEMAKELKEYQEAQSDLETDLQAANDHLNLAQTALRQQEKIDRYQADLDDLNVKLEEQNEVVLEAKEQYQIYRDQFEHTEQEVDEIKTQLADYQQALDVQQTRAIQYQQALQALKNAQSLCQLPKLGLSNIENHFEEFDEKQKEITEQVLELEQRLSVSDAAINQFDRAYQLVVKLVGDVVRSDAFIAAKEALRIWPSQCYQADQAEHLQLQLDELEQRFFEQKEAESLLTQFCKRIGRQVNYDDLDELKQELEVQLDESAELANESSEKRIEFRQELEQIQAKITEYRQKAPIWLKAQDVLISLQEQTGQIFTNSQAVTQHMQYLLEQERVLVTERDQINFRRNQLDIQIEQLNQPSGVDDGRLSALAERFNGVLLSEIYEDVTINDAPYFSAVYGPSRQAIVVPDLSLVKAQLETLTASEEDYPEDIYFIEGDPSSFDDSVFDCEEMDKAVLVKTGDRQWRFSSFPKVPLFGRAAREVHLEKLSAERDELHERYATISFDLQKLQRIEQNVGQFIGQYLAVAFDIDPEAEAQKLATRRTEIERQLSSQESIDKQNQQQVLSLKEQLTTVNRLVAQMHLLADDDLADRVDDLREQVAEAQEAVQYVSRNRNTVSELEPIVAVLQSDPEQNEALREQYNTVKAQQQTIRQQIFALTEVMQRRSHFSYEDSAGMLGENTDLNEKLRSRLEVVEAQRTESRRQMQQYQDKYNQYNQTFASLKSAFETKRDMLNELQNEIEQIGVKADAITEERARIRRDEIHQKLNNNRQQCTSLEKQLIVCEGEMTQMQKRLTQTLRDYKQLREQVVQAKAGWCLVLRLVRDNSVERRLHRRELAYLSADELRSMSDKALGSLRLAVNDNEHLRDVLRLSEDPKRPERKIQFYIAVYKHLRERIRQDIVKTDDPIEAIEQMEIELSRLTEELTSREQQLAISSKSVANIIRKTIQREQNRIRMLNQGLQAVAFGQVNGVRLNVNVREAHSSLLAALSDEQSEHQDLFSNNRITFSEALAKLYQRLNPHIDMGQRTAQNIGEELLDYRNYLEMDVEVNRGADGWLRAESGALSTGEAIGTGMSILLMVIQSWEEESKRLRNKDISPCRLLFLDEAARLDAKSIATLFELCERLEMQLIIAAPENISPEKGTTYKLVRKVINNQEHVHVVGLKGFA
- the mukE gene encoding chromosome partition protein MukE — protein: MERIAASSQASIDKYMPVKLAQAIANPIFPELDSTLRSGRHIGIDELDHHAFLMDFQLELEQFYQRYNVELIRAPEGFFYLRPRSTTLIPRSILSELEMLVGKVLCYLYLSPERLAHEGIFTLQELFEELISLADENKLLKLVNQRSTGSDLDRQKLFDKVKTALNRLRRLGMIYFIVGNDSSRFRINESIFRFGAEVRSSDDAQEAQLRLIRDGEAIKIESSLILDDNNEDEDVNEEIE
- the mukF gene encoding chromosome partition protein MukF, yielding MMDFSQSVPELVSWAKKNDFSIALPVERLAFLLAIAVLNSERFDGEMTESELIDAFRHVSQIFEQSEDTITVRANNAINDLVRQRLITRFASEMTDGYSIYRLTPLGIGISDYYIRQREFSSLRLSIQLSIVAQELKRAADAAVEGGDDLHWHRNVFAPLKYSVAEIFDSIDITQRVMDEQQAEVKQNISALLSQDWQAAISSCEGLLTETSQTLRELQDTLAAAGDKLQASLLLIQDATLDNPELDKINNVVLDLQSKLDRIIGWGQKAIDLWIGYDRHVHKFIRTAIDLDKNRVFSQRLRKSIQSYFDLPWSLTFANADRLLDMRDEELALHDAEVTGELPSELEFEMIEEIQEHIIRHIEQNLLIFKQENKPLDIGIAICSYLAQFPREQHFDIARLFIDQAIRLGIAEDDLLGIPSEWKPINDYGAKVQAHVINRY
- a CDS encoding DUF4198 domain-containing protein — its product is MHKIFFLTLSGFVTCFITQTVFAHGIWIANRVDQKQIILGEGPLDNGYNPDTVKQIHAYTNDWVPSSIIKKDHSNYVTVEPSDKISVVTIDFDYGYWTQNAHGKYINLPMNQVQGATTGTHAIKYSVNYLSSVTNPKIIKDIPLQIVPNIDPTKLKRGDTLPITVYKDGQPLANVPVIIDVVNNLDQTIKTDNNGEVDIIVPNQGLNVIGVEIGFPIEKSNLATQNKFFTTLVFTLIPEE
- the uriT gene encoding uridine transporter UriT; translation: MNEQSKEKSSVFTLMMALLAACIAFQLNASMLSPVLVTIAKELGTNDAAVGLSQTSFFTAAALFSLFLPRLSDIKGRKKVLTFMLLIMTLGTILAALAPNIEVLYAARIIQGVSGPVVPLCLLMLSYEVKDAKQYGMLMGIITAVNGGIAGVDAIAGGLLATYFGFRSVFWVIAVVATISTYFVYRYAPESKPSAGTKMDWIGVLFIVLTIAALLLALNEAGNIGNANWFYVIGLTLFAIVCFMLFWHTEKRNKQPLVTIEHLKRRATWALLLTTTLTMTGIFAIVNGLVMSIAQNHEIGFGLDPDWASLIFLTPYALIGWFVGPFSGRLAPTMGYNKVLKLGLLGCIISILVIMFYGIHSLTILSICVIALGIFYAGMANIILNGLGIVLSPSSNPGFLPGMNAGAFNLGAGLSFALLPAIQMVNANTLTGYFNGILLGLIITILALLCSFLIPRPINAEL